CGACGTACTCCCACGACGGGTCGTCGACCGCCAGCGTCTCGCCGTCCGCGTTGGGGTCGGCGGCGATGATGATCTCCTCGACGTCATTGTCGATCGCGATTAAGCAGGCGACCTCGCGCCACTCTTCGGAGGAGAGGGCGTCGAGGTCCGAGTCGATGCGGGCGGCCATCCGCTCGAGGCACGAGGAGTACTGCTCCTCCAGTCCATGCTCCTCCCCGTGGGATGCGCCGGCCATGCGCTCGGCTTCGAGGCGCTCGAGTCGGTCCAACCGCACGTTGACGGCGGCGAACTGGTGGGCGGCCGTGAGCGCCATCGCGTTGTTGGGCTTGAGGGTCGCCACGGTCTCCTCGATGACCGCGGCCACGTCCTCCGGCTCCTCCCGGAACAGGCCGCGGGGGACGGGGACCGGCGAGCCGTAGACGCCGTGCCGAACCGCGTTCCTCGAGCTGCGCGCCTTGCCGTCCTCGGTCCGGGGACCGGTCGAGCGCTGGGCGTTGCGCCGGTTGGCGTCGATCCGCTGCTGGCTCGTCTCCCGGGCCGGGTCGTCGGAGGTGGACGCGGCGGACGAGAGCCCGTTGCTCTCGATCTGATCGTCAGCGCCGCCGGTTGGTTCGTTGGTTGCCATAGGGCCGTCCTTGGGGGAGTGACGCGCGAGGCGCGTCATCGTTTCGGTCGGCCACTGCGGGGGCACTCCGGTCGGTCATTGATACCACCGCGCGGACGGTCGTGGGGTGACTGCATCAGTCGCGAGCGCCGACGCGGTGACAAGGTGACCCGCGCCTACCCCGTTGCCAGCCGAGCCGAGGCAGGCGACATCACGATCGTGAGCGCGGCGTGGAACAGCGCGCTCCTCGACGAGCTGGAGGTCTTCCCTCAGGTCGACACGATGACCAGGTCGATGCCCTCTCCGCCGCCGTCGCCATGCATGACACGCGACCCCCGATCGCGATTAGCGGCGCTGCGCTCCAGGCGGCCAACCGGGACCTCCCGGCGCACTTCCCCCTGGCGCCGCTGACCGCGCGACGATCGACTCGGTGCCCTCCGGGGTCGATCGCGTAGTGGCCGGGGTTCCTTTCAGAAGTCCCCAAGCGGGCCTACTCCGCGGCATGAGGGCTGCCGGCGAGCACGCTCGAAGCCGTGAGCCGACCCAGGACCGCCTCGGTGCACAAGTCCTGCTCGAAGGTCCGGCGGGCGGCGGAGGCGAGACGGGTCGCGAGCTCGTTGTCGGAGAGCACGAGCTGGATCGCGTCGGCCAGCTCGCGCGGCGAGTCCGCGATGAGCAACGCTTGGCCGCTGGGCAACTCCAGCCCCCTCACGAGCGCGCCGGTGGCGACGACGGGTCGCTGGGCGGCCATGGCCTCGATCAGCTTGAACGGCACGCCGCCGCGCCGGCGGATGGGCAGCGCCATCACTCGACAGCCCGCCACGAACCCGGCGGCGTCGCCCACGGGACCCACCACCTGCACGTTGGGGGTGAGGTTCAGCCGCTGCTCGATGTCGGCGGGCATGCCGGTGCCCGCGAGGCGCACGCGCACGTCGGGCGCGAGGACCCGAAGCAACGGCAACACGTCGTCGACGAGCACGATGGCCGCGTCGAGGGTGGGGGTGTACGCATAGCTGCCGATGAAGCCCACGATCGGCCTGTCGGGCAGGCGCGACGGGGAGATCGACGACGCGGGGATGGCGTTGGGCACGACGATCACACGGTGGTAGGCGGAGATCGCCGCGAGCCGAGCCGCCTCCGGCTCCGACGCACACCAGATCTCGTCCACGTCGGGAAGGAACAGACGCTCCTGGGAGCGGGCCGCGAGATGGTTGGCGACGAGACCCGGGAGCTTGAGCGGGTTGCGGGCGCCGTACGCCCGTTGATGCGCGCGGTGCCGCCGAAAGCAAGGCCCTCATCTCGCGGGCGCGGCGCGCCGACGCGCACGTTCGGGTCTACACCCAACCCGCCCGGGCCCAGTTCGGCGGGAGCCCGCGCGCCCTCGGGAACCGGGTCGCGCCGGCCGTGCACGAGGCAGTCGCGTGACGCGGGTGCTGACCGTACTGCCGGCGATGCCACTCCCGGCGACGGCGGGGCTCTCGCTCAGGATGGTGGAGGAGCTCCAGATCGTCCGGGCGCTCGGTTGTCACAGCACCGTGCTCGCGTTCCAGACCGAAGACGATGACCCCGGCGCTGAGCGGTTGAGCACCCTCTGCGACGAGGCGATCGCGGGAGGCCAGAGGGTTCCCTACCAGGTCTTCTCGGCGGCTGAGCGTGCGCAGCAACACCTGCAGTTCGTCTACAACGCGCTGCGCCACCGACGGGGCGACATCTATCCGTTGTCGGTCCGCTACGACCGGATGGGAGCAAAGGACGTCGTCGCCGACGCCGTCGCACGGACGAAGCCCGACTTCGTGATCCTCCCGTCGTTCCTGTCGCACTACGCCCCGGTGGTGGCGGGCGCCGGTTGCGGCACCGTCATCGATGCTGCCGACGTCCTGCGCGACCTGACCCGGGCGTTCGTGCGGTTGATGACGCGCACGAACTGCGTTGATGACGCGGCCGATCGGGGGGCTACCGATCTCGACGATGCTCTGGCAGAGCTCGGCAACGGGGATCGCTTCGGGTCCAGCGATGTCGAAACAGCCCCTCGCCGGATGGCGGAGATGCAAATCGACGAGCTCGACGGGGTCCTCCACGTGCCGCGACTGCACCAGCGGCGCGCCGCGTCCGACACCGGTGAACGTTCGGGCAAATGGGGCGCGAGATGGCGCCGGGGGATGCTGGGGAAATCCCCCGGCGCCATCGGGTCAGGGACTCCCATTGGCTGCGTCGGGGGCGGGGGAACGACAGCAGCCCCCACGTGAGCACGGGGTAGAAGGCCAGGTAGCCCGCGTCGGCCGCGGAGGGGAAGGGCGCGGTGCCACGCACCACGTCGAAGTAGAACCAGCCCATCTCTCCCGCCAGTGGCACGCCAAGGCGGCGGCGATGAGGCGCCAGGCCCGCCGGGCGCGGGGCTCGACCTGGCGCCGGGCGGCCACGCTCCAGGCCAGCGCGGCGGCCAAGAGGCTGGTGGGCAAGAAGGCGGCGTTGCTGATCAGCGGCCGGTGCGAGGCGCCGCCCCAGTGGAACACCACCCAGAGGCCGAAGCCGAGCGCGTAGGCGGTGACGGCCGCGCCCAGCTTGGCGTCCCAGCTTCGGGGCCACCGCAGGCCGTCTCGAACCGCGATCTGGCGTCGAAACCCTTCCGCCCACTGCCCCAGCGACGTGTGAGCCATGGCATCTGTATCGGGCGCCGGACGCCGTCGCATGAACCGAGCCGAGGCGAAACGAGCCCATCGGATCCGGCGCTGCGGCCGACGCGTTGCTGCCGGGGCCGCAGGGGGACCAGCGCGTGCGTGAAAAGAGCGTCTGAAATGCTGCGTACATCAAGGTGAACTTCGTCCCGCGCTCGATCGCGGTGGTGACGAGCATCAAGAACACCAGCGGCTCAGGCCGCACCTTCCTGGTTGCCCGCGCGGTTTGTCCGAACGTCGATCACAACAACAACCCAGCAGACGACCACGTCGTACGGCCGGGGAAACAAGGCCGCGAAATCGGTGTTGCAGCTCACGCCGCTTTTCAGCTTGCTCCGAGGCGAGCACCTACTCAAGAGCAAGCGACGGACACGGCCGGGCCCTGAAGAGCTCAGCCCCCGAGTGGCGGCCCCCTCAATCGACGAGCAACTGTGCAGTTGCCCAAGTCGCTCCCGATCCCGCCGAGATCGTCGCCGTGCCCACGCCCACGCCGGTCGCCAGTCCGTTGGCGTCCACCGTGGCCAGGCCGGGGTCGCTGCTCGACCAGGTGACACTGGACGTGAGATCGGCGGTGGAGCCGTCGGTGTAGGTGCCGGTGGCGCGGAACTGTTGGGTCGCGCCCGCAGGCACCGAGGCAAGCACGGGATCGACCGCCAGTGATACGAGCGCGGGCGGCGTTACCTGCATGAGCGCGCTGCCCCCGAGTGCCCCGCTCGTGGCCGAGATCGTCGCGGTGCCCACGCTCACGCCGGTCGCCAGTCCGTTGGCGTCCACCGTGGCCAGGCTGGGGTCGCTGCTCGACCAGGTGACACTGGACGTGAGATCGGCGGTGGAGCCGTCGGTGTAGGTGCCGGTGGCGCGGAACTGTTGGGTGGCGCCCGCGGGCACCGAGGCGAGCACGGGGTCGACCGCGAGTGAAGCGAGGACAGCAGGAGTCACCTGCATGAACGCGCTGCCCCGCACCGCGCCGCTCGTGGCCGAGACAGTCGCGGTGCCCACGCCCACGCCGGTCGCCAGTCCGTTGGCGTCCACCGTGGCCAGGCCGGGGTCGCTGCTCGACCAGGTGACACTGGACGTGAGATCGGCGGTGGAGCCGTCGGTGTAGGTGCCGGTGGCGCGGAACTGTTGGGTGGCGCCCGCGGGCACCGAGGCGAGCACGGGGTNNNNNNNNNNNNNNNNNNNNNNNNNNNNNNNNNNNNNNNNNNNNNNNNNNNNNNNNNNNNNCACGCCGGTCGCCAGTCCGTTGGCGTCCACCGTGGCCAGGCTGGGGTCGCTGCTCGACCAGGTGACACTGGACGTGAGATCGGCGGTGGAGCCGTCGGTGTAGGTGCCGGTGGCGTGGAACTGTTGGGTGGCGCCCGCGGGCACCGAGGCGAGGGCAGGGATCACTTGCAGCTTGCGCAGGACAGGCGTGCCGGTGATCGTGCTGGCCACGGTGTTCGCCATAAGCACG
The window above is part of the Actinomycetota bacterium genome. Proteins encoded here:
- a CDS encoding glycosyltransferase produces the protein MFLPDVDEIWCASEPEAARLAAISAYHRVIVVPNAIPASSISPSRLPDRPIVGFIGSYAYTPTLDAAIVLVDDVLPLLRVLAPDVRVRLAGTGMPADIEQRLNLTPNVQVVGPVGDAAGFVAGCRVMALPIRRRGGVPFKLIEAMAAQRPVVATGALVRGLELPSGQALLIADSPRELADAIQLVLSDNELATRLASAARRTFEQDLCTEAVLGRLTASSVLAGSPHAAE